TCTATAGTTCAATTGAAAATTATACGGCCATTAACGAAACAGAAGTGCATAAAAATCAACTTATTGGTTCACAAACCCTACAGTGGTCTGAAATCGAAGTAGTTGAATTAGCGTTTGTGCCTGATTCGGTAGGGGAGTATATTTTCAAGGGCAAAAATGGCGAGGAAATAATTGTGGAAGAAGATAAAGTAACGGCAACGAGTTATATTTATCTGATGGCACAAAAGCTAGAAGTGCCGTATAACGAGTACGAGAAGAAATAATATGTATGCGTGTGGAAAAATAATTCCATACGTATTTTTTAATTTATTAAATTCTGAAAATTGTAATATTTAACTGAATTTCCTATACTTAAAGTGTAGTCCATTTTACGAGAAGGGTAGGAGAGTTCATGTTAGACAATGATTTTTACTCGCGCGAAAATATCGGACCTTATGAGTTTTTTGATGTTGGAGAATTTCAATTAGAAGAAGGTGGCGTTATTCCGTATTTGCAGCTTGCGTATGTAACGCATGGTGAATTAAATGCGGACAAATCGAATGCTATTTTGATTCCAACATGGTTTTCAGGGACAAGCCGTGATTGGGACAATTACATTGGACCAGGACGTGCACTAGATCCAGAAAAGTATTTTATTGTCGTTATTAATCAAATTGGTAATGGGGTTTCGACGTCTCCGCATAACAGCCCTGAACCAATTGCAATGGCGAATTTTCCACATGTGAGAATTGGTGATGATGTACGTGCGCAACATCAACTCATTACTGAAATGTTTGGCATTAAAGAGCTTGCGCTAGTTGTGGGCGGTTCAATGGGGGCACAGCAAACATATGAATGGGCTGTTCGTTATCCAGATATGGTGAAACGAGCTGCACCGATTGCAGGGACAGCAAAAAATACAGTACATGACTTCATTTTTACACAAACATTACTAGACGCCATTACATCAGACCCAGGTTGGAATGGGGGGAATTATTCTTCGCATACAGAAGTGGCAGATGGATTAAAACGCCATGCAGATATTTGGGCTGTGATGGGACTTAGTACAGAATTTTATCAACAAGAAAAGTGGAAGATGTTCGGGGTAGAAACAGCGGAACAATTTACTAATGGATTTTTACAGCCATTATTCCAATCGCTTGATCCAAATTCATTATTAACGATGGGATGGAAATGGCAACGGGGTGATGTGAGCCGTCATACTAATGGTGATTTGGCTGCCGCACTTGGGCGTATTACAGCCAAAGTAATTGTCATGCCAATTGATGAGGATATGTTCTTCCCAGTACGTGATTGTGCAGCAGAGCAAGCGTTAATTCCAAATAGCGAATTGAAAATTATATCAAGCATTTGTGGACATTTCGGGTTGTTTGGCGCAGATGGAGCAGAGTACTTCAATCAAATAGATCAGCATTTAAGTGAACTACTTGCTTCAGAAGTAACGGTATAATAAAAAGGCTAAAGGAAACGTACTAAATTCCTTTAGCCTTTCGCTTTAATCAAACGCCTCTTTCAAAGCACGTCCATCGGTTTCTCCAAGGGGTAAATCAAGCAAATAGGCGATCGTCGGGCCAATATCAACGACGCTCACTTCACCTAACGCAACACCCTGTTTAACAGTTGGCCCAGCCATTATGAGATTACTTGTATAACCAGGCTTACTAGGAAGATAGCCGTGCGTTGCATAGACGTCACCTTGTGCATGTAAATCCACAATGACCTCGCTTTTATAATCGTCGTCAAAACAAAAGCCAACACGTGCTTCAAGCATGACGTCAAAGCGCGGATCAACATGCAATGCCTCAAGAGCATGTTTGTCAAAAATCGCTTCAATCCCGTAGCGCTCCTCGCGTGCGGCATCGTGTAAAATCTGTATCGCTAATTCAAACGCTTCTGTATCACCAGGTCGGACATGTAAATACGCTGAACCACCTGCAGCCTGCACATAAGCACGCCAATGCGGCATACCATCGAGTTCAAATATTAACCCCTGATCGGCAAATAAACGATTCAAATACACCTTATAGCGCACATCTAATTGACTATGATCTCCAACGACGATGAAAGTTGTATCCTTATATGTGCCAGCCTCTTTTGTTGCGTGAATGATGTCGCCAATCCGACGATCCATCCGTGCAAGTACCTCATCAATATGCGCACCACGTGTACCTTTTAAATGTTTGCTGTCATCTAAATCAATTAAATGCAGTAGTAACAGTTCTGGCTTTTTGTTTTTAATCGTATCGACTGCACAAAGGGTTGTGAAATCATCTAAATACGGTTGCTCGATACCTTGCCGCACCTTGCCATATCTCAGCTCGAGTGCCAGTGTATAGAGCTTACTGCCGCTTTTTAAAATTTTCAGTGCCTGGTTTTCACCACGCACCGCACGAATTTCAGGGATGTTATACGTAATCGGTGCTTTGCCTGATACCGGCCACAAAAGCGCGGCGGTTTTTAATCCTTTTTTTCGAGCTGCCTCGAAAATGGTCGGGCTTTTGATATCGCGTAAAAACCAGTGCCAGTCCTGATCGTTTTCAGGGACAAATGGTTGGAATGGGTTGTTGTGAAAAACGTGGTGCTTATCCGGATAGTTGCCGGTTACGTACGATGAATGAATCACATACGTTAAGGTCGGATACACACTTTTCACCTGTGTTGTAGTCGTACCGCGCGTAATTAAGCTATTTAAATGGGGCAGCTTGCTTGCGGCTGCCCAGTTGTCCTGTGAAAAGGCATCGTAGGATATTACGATACAGTG
The sequence above is a segment of the Solibacillus sp. FSL H8-0523 genome. Coding sequences within it:
- a CDS encoding alkaline phosphatase family protein, which codes for MGKKHCIVISYDAFSQDNWAAASKLPHLNSLITRGTTTTQVKSVYPTLTYVIHSSYVTGNYPDKHHVFHNNPFQPFVPENDQDWHWFLRDIKSPTIFEAARKKGLKTAALLWPVSGKAPITYNIPEIRAVRGENQALKILKSGSKLYTLALELRYGKVRQGIEQPYLDDFTTLCAVDTIKNKKPELLLLHLIDLDDSKHLKGTRGAHIDEVLARMDRRIGDIIHATKEAGTYKDTTFIVVGDHSQLDVRYKVYLNRLFADQGLIFELDGMPHWRAYVQAAGGSAYLHVRPGDTEAFELAIQILHDAAREERYGIEAIFDKHALEALHVDPRFDVMLEARVGFCFDDDYKSEVIVDLHAQGDVYATHGYLPSKPGYTSNLIMAGPTVKQGVALGEVSVVDIGPTIAYLLDLPLGETDGRALKEAFD
- a CDS encoding alpha/beta fold hydrolase gives rise to the protein MLDNDFYSRENIGPYEFFDVGEFQLEEGGVIPYLQLAYVTHGELNADKSNAILIPTWFSGTSRDWDNYIGPGRALDPEKYFIVVINQIGNGVSTSPHNSPEPIAMANFPHVRIGDDVRAQHQLITEMFGIKELALVVGGSMGAQQTYEWAVRYPDMVKRAAPIAGTAKNTVHDFIFTQTLLDAITSDPGWNGGNYSSHTEVADGLKRHADIWAVMGLSTEFYQQEKWKMFGVETAEQFTNGFLQPLFQSLDPNSLLTMGWKWQRGDVSRHTNGDLAAALGRITAKVIVMPIDEDMFFPVRDCAAEQALIPNSELKIISSICGHFGLFGADGAEYFNQIDQHLSELLASEVTV